The DNA sequence CTCCCGGCCACCTTCAGCGCGCGAGCGGCCCGCGCATGCTGCAGTGCCTGGGAGCTATGCCAACCCTTGAACCCGGCCGCGCGGCTGGTCATATTTCTTCCATGGCACTCTCCCGGAAGAAGGCCGCCGCGCTAGCGCTCGACCCGGTCATGAACAAGGCGCTCAGCCGCGCCGCCAAGGACCGCGGCATCTCCCGCGCCGAGTTCGTGCGCCAGCAGCTCTCGCTGGTGCTGGAGCAGTACATGGATCACCCCAAGCCGCGGTGTGCCGGCCTGGCGAAGGGACCCATCCCATTCCCATACGGAGAGGAGGACACCTTCAAGGACCTGGAGGCCTGATGGATCCCGCCCTCATCTGCTCCGCCGCGCGCATGAGATGGTAGAACCCAAGCCAGGATGATCTCCCTCACCGTCCTGGTCCCCGTCTACAACGAGCAGCACCTGGTGGCGGCCTCGCTGGAGCGGCTGCTGGTGCTGGAGACCTCGCCGCGCCTGTCGCGGGTGCAGGTGGTGGTGGTGGACGACTGCTCCACCGACCGCACCGCCGCGGTGCTGAAGGAGTGGGAGGCGAAGATGGCGGCGCGCCCCGCACCGGCGCAGGAGCCGGGGGCCACACCGGGCGAGCGGTCGGGGGCCGGCCCACGCATCGAGTGGACCTTCCTGCGCCACCCGGTGAACGGCGGCAAGGGCGCGGCGGTGCAGACCGCCCTGCGCCAGGCCAGCTGCGACGTCACGGTGATCCACGACGCCGATCTCGAGTACCACCCCCGGGACCTGCTGCGCTTCCTCCCGGTGTTCGAGGACGAGGGGGCCGACGCGGTCTTCGGCTCGCGCTTCGCCGGCGGCGAGGCGCGGCGGGCCCTGCTGTTCCGCCACGAGCTGGGCAACCGGCTGCTCACGTTCATGACCAACTGGGTCACCAACGTGAACCTCACCGACATGGAGACCTGCTACAAGGCCGTCCGCACCGAGCTGCTCCGGTCGATCCCGCTGGTGTCCAGCGACTTCCGGCTGGAGCCGGAGCTGACCATCAAGCTGGCCAAGCGCGAGGCGCGCCTCTTCGAGGTGCCCATCTCCTACTCGGGGCGCACCTACCAGGAGGGCAAGAAGATCGGCTGGCGCGACGGCGTGAAGGCCATCGGCGCCATCCTGCGCTTCTGGTGGTCGGACCACGTCTACCGGGAGGATGCGTACGGCTCGCAGATCCTGGGCCGGCTGGCGCGGGCCCCGCGCTTCAACGCCTGGATGGCCGACACCATCCGCCCCTTCTGCGGCCGCAGCGTGCTGGAGATCGGCTCGGGCACCGGCAACCTGACGCGCCGGCTCATCCCGCGCGACCAGTACGTGGCCTCGGACATCAACCCGCTCTACCTCTCCAGCCTGCGCAGCCTCACCGCCGACCGGCCCTACCTGGACGTGGCGCTCACCGACGTGACCCGCGGCGACAGCTTCCCCCGGCGCGAGGGCGGCTTCGACACGGTGGTGTGCCTCAACGTGGTGGAGCACGTGGACGACGACGTGGGGGCGCTGGTGAACATCCGGGCGGTCCTGGCCGCCGGCGGCCGCGCCATCGTGCTGGTGCCGCAGGGGCCGGAGGTGTTCGGCACGCTCGACGAGGTGCTGGGG is a window from the Anaeromyxobacter sp. genome containing:
- a CDS encoding glycosyltransferase, coding for MISLTVLVPVYNEQHLVAASLERLLVLETSPRLSRVQVVVVDDCSTDRTAAVLKEWEAKMAARPAPAQEPGATPGERSGAGPRIEWTFLRHPVNGGKGAAVQTALRQASCDVTVIHDADLEYHPRDLLRFLPVFEDEGADAVFGSRFAGGEARRALLFRHELGNRLLTFMTNWVTNVNLTDMETCYKAVRTELLRSIPLVSSDFRLEPELTIKLAKREARLFEVPISYSGRTYQEGKKIGWRDGVKAIGAILRFWWSDHVYREDAYGSQILGRLARAPRFNAWMADTIRPFCGRSVLEIGSGTGNLTRRLIPRDQYVASDINPLYLSSLRSLTADRPYLDVALTDVTRGDSFPRREGGFDTVVCLNVVEHVDDDVGALVNIRAVLAAGGRAIVLVPQGPEVFGTLDEVLGHKRRYTKATLAALAAAAGFEVAELLEFNRVGRPAWWLNGRLLKRRDFGLFQIMALNLLTPLFRLVDRALPFEALSLIAVLRPTGVAPPVGGA